From Ictidomys tridecemlineatus isolate mIctTri1 chromosome 2, mIctTri1.hap1, whole genome shotgun sequence, the proteins below share one genomic window:
- the Nxph1 gene encoding neurexophilin-1 — MQAACWYVLLLLQPTVYLVTCANLTNGGKSELLKSGSSKSTLKHIWTESSKDLSISRLLSQTFRGKENDTDLDLRYDTPEPYSEQDLWDWLRNSTDLQEPRPRAKRRPIVKTGKFKKMFGWGDFHSNIKTVKLNLLITGKIVDHGNGTFSVYFRHNSTGQGNVSVSLVPPTKIVEFDLAQQTVIDAKDSKSFNCRIEYEKVDKATKNTLCNYDPSKTCYQEQTQSHVSWLCSKPFKVICIYISFYSTDYKLVQKVCPDYNYHSDTPYFPSG; from the coding sequence GTCACATGTGCCAATTTAACAAACGGTGGAAAGTCAGAACTTCTGAAGTCGGGAAGCAGCAAATCCACACTGAAGCACATATGGACAGAAAGCAGCAAAGACTTATCTATCAGCCGACTCCTGTCACAGACTTTTCGTGGCAAAGAAAATGATACAGATTTGGACCTGCGATATGACACCCCAGAACCTTATTCTGAACAAGACCTCTGGGACTGGCTGAGGAACTCCACAGACCTCCAAGAGCCTCGGCCCAGGGCCAAGAGAAGGCCCATTGTTAAGACGGGCAAGTTTAAGAAAATGTTTGGATGGGGTGATTTTCATTCCAACATCAAAACAGTGAAGCTGAACCTATTGATTACTGGGAAAATTGTGGATCATGGAAACGGGACATTTAGTGTTTATTTCAGGCATAATTCCACTGGTCAAGGGAATGTGTCTGTCAGCCTGGTGCCCCCTACAAAAATTGTGGAATTCGACTTGGCACAACAAACCGTGATTGATGCCAAAGATTCCAAGTCCTTTAACTGTCGAATCGAATATGAAAAGGTTGACAAGGCTACCAAGAACACACTCTGCAACTATGACCCTTCCAAAACCTGTTACCAGGAGCAGACCCAAAGTCATGTGTCCTGGCTCTGCTCCAAGCCCTTCAAGGTGATCTGTATTTACATATCCTTTTATAGTACAGATTATAAACTAGTACAGAAAGTGTGCCCCGACTACAACTACCACAGTGACACACCTTACTTCCCCTCCGGATGA